In Callospermophilus lateralis isolate mCalLat2 chromosome 19, mCalLat2.hap1, whole genome shotgun sequence, the following are encoded in one genomic region:
- the Sbk1 gene encoding serine/threonine-protein kinase SBK1: protein MSVGCPEPDPPHSLPCCGPGTTPGPGTGVPLLTEDMQALTLRTLAASDVTKHYELVRELGKGTYGKVDLVAYKGTGTKMALKFVNKSKTKLKNFLREVSITNSLSSSPFIIKAFDVVFETEDCYVFAQEYAPAGDLFDIIPPQVGLPEDTVKRCVQQLGLALDFMHGRQLVHRDIKPENVLLFDRECRRVKLADFGMTRRVGCRVKRVSGTIPYTAPEVCQAGRADGFAVDTGVDVWAFGVLIFCVLTGNFPWEAASGADAFFEEFVRWQRGRLPGLPSQWRRFTEPALRMFQRLLALEPERRGPAKEVFRFLKHELTSELRRRPSHRARKPPGPGDRLPNAGPLRLEAPGPLKRTVLTESGSGSRPAPPAVGPVPVPVPMPVPVPVPVPEAGLAPPGPPGRTDGRPDKSKGQVVLATAIEICV, encoded by the exons ATGAGCGTGGGCTGCCCAGAGCCCGACCCACcgcactccctgccctgctgtGGGCCAGGGACCACCCCAGGCCCGGGCACAGGTGTGCCCCTGCTGACCGAAGACATGCAGGCACTGACCCTCCGCACACTGGCTGCCAGCGATGTCACCAAGCACTACGAACTTGTCCGGGAGCTGGGCAAAGGCACCTATGGGAAGGTCGACCTGGTGGCCTACAAGGGCACAG GCACAAAAATGGCACTGAAGTTTGTGAACAAGAGCAAAACGAAGCTAAAGAACTTCCTGCGGGAGGTGAGCATCACCAACAGCCTCTCGTCCAGCCCCTTCATCATCAAGGCCTTCGACGTGGTCTTCGAGACCGAGGACTGCTACGTGTTCGCCCAGGAGTACGCGCCTGCTGGGGACCTGTTTGACATCATCCCTCCCCAG GTTGGGCTCCCGGAGGACACCGTGAAGCGCTGCGTGCAGCAGCTGGGCCTGGCGCTGGACTTCATGCACGGGCGGCAGCTGGTGCACCGCGACATCAAGCCTGAGAACGTGCTGCTGTTCGATCGTGAGTGTCGCCGCGTGAAGCTGGCCGACTTCGGGATGACGCGCCGCGTGGGCTGCCGTGTGAAACGCGTGAGCGGCACGATCCCCTACACGGCGCCCGAGGTGTGCCAGGCGGGCCGCGCCGACGGCTTCGCGGTGGACACGGGCGTGGACGTGTGGGCCTTCGGCGTGCTCATCTTCTGCGTGCTCACCGGCAACTTCCCGTGGGAGGCGGCGTCGGGCGCCGACGCCTTCTTCGAGGAGTTCGTGCGCTGGCAGCGCGGCCGCCTGCCCGGGCTGCCGTCGCAGTGGCGCCGCTTCACGGAGCCGGCGCTGCGCATGTTCCAGCGCCTGCTGGCCCTGGAGCCCGAGCGCCGCGGGCCGGCCAAGGAGGTCTTCCGCTTCCTCAAGCACGAGCTCACGTCCGAGCTGCGGCGGCGGCCCTCGCACCGCGCGCGCAAGCCGCCGGGCCCCGGGGACCGCCTGCCCAACGCGGGGCCGCTGCGCCTCGAGGCGCCCGGGCCGCTCAAGCGCACGGTGCTGACCGAGAGCGGCAGCGGCTCGCGGCCCGCGCCCCCCGCTGTCGGGCCGGTGCCGGTGCCGGTGCCCATGCCCGTGCCCGTGCCCGTTCCGGTGCCTGAGGCTGGCCTGGCGCCCCCGGGGCCCCCCGGCAGGACCGATGGCCGCCCGGACAAGAGCAAAGGGCAGGTGGTGCTGGCCACGGCCATCGAGATCTGCGTCTGA